Proteins co-encoded in one Kribbella qitaiheensis genomic window:
- a CDS encoding DUF305 domain-containing protein, which produces MKALAVVALLLLGLVSGCAGSSAASSPPPPVNTVVETDPAFNPTDLAWIELMVPMDEQLLRVLALAEKQAVSPAVRTFAASIATGHQAELTQLIALRTRSKAPTANQHEGHDMPGMMTEPEVVALSNTAGSAFDPLFEKNLEEHLEQSIIVARSIRTAGQEPAVKKLAASIEHSRADQLKQLTALS; this is translated from the coding sequence ATGAAAGCCCTCGCGGTGGTCGCCCTGCTGCTCCTGGGTCTGGTCAGTGGCTGTGCTGGATCATCGGCCGCTTCCTCACCACCTCCGCCGGTCAACACCGTCGTCGAGACCGACCCGGCCTTCAACCCGACCGACCTGGCCTGGATCGAGCTGATGGTCCCGATGGACGAGCAACTCCTCCGTGTCCTGGCGCTGGCGGAGAAGCAGGCCGTGAGCCCCGCAGTACGGACGTTTGCCGCGTCCATCGCCACTGGGCATCAGGCCGAACTCACCCAGCTGATCGCGCTCCGCACCCGGTCCAAGGCGCCGACCGCCAACCAGCATGAGGGTCACGACATGCCCGGCATGATGACCGAGCCGGAAGTCGTTGCTCTCAGCAACACTGCGGGATCCGCCTTCGATCCGCTCTTCGAGAAGAACCTCGAGGAGCACCTCGAACAGTCGATCATCGTTGCCCGGAGCATCCGTACCGCGGGCCAGGAACCCGCCGTCAAGAAGCTGGCCGCGTCGATCGAGCACTCCCGAGCCGACCAGCTGAAGCAACTCACCGCACTGAGCTAG
- a CDS encoding FAD-dependent monooxygenase — translation MGLGEAVHEARTRTSQLILYRDGKRPISVDLDKLTAGISSQHVEILRGELTQLLYDATREGVEYVFGDSIATLDDDGDGVNVTFEHGEPRRFDLVIGADGMHSMVRRLAFGPEESMRRPLGGYLAVYSMPDELLLRNRMLLHLKVGRSASTYGVRQTGQARACFLFRRAEELQYDYRDTEQQKRIIADEFADYGWEVPRLLKHLDAADDFYFDSITQITLDSWQRGRIGLVGDAGYCPGPAVGGGTSLAAITAYVLAGELAAARSDLPSGLRNYEQKIRQLVDRSRAIGPTVMKTIIPGNAFAVRAVPIGFAILPHLPAWLQRRVWSSNGVGKALGSLSLPDYADLVVTSPAPFRPRGG, via the coding sequence ATGGGTCTCGGCGAGGCCGTCCACGAAGCCCGGACCCGAACATCGCAGCTGATCCTGTACCGCGACGGCAAGCGACCGATCTCGGTCGACCTGGACAAGCTCACCGCGGGCATCTCGAGCCAACACGTCGAGATCCTCCGCGGCGAACTCACCCAACTCCTGTACGACGCCACCCGCGAGGGGGTCGAGTACGTCTTCGGCGACTCGATCGCCACCCTGGACGACGACGGTGACGGCGTGAACGTCACCTTCGAGCACGGCGAACCGCGGCGGTTCGATCTCGTCATCGGTGCGGACGGGATGCACTCGATGGTCCGGCGGCTCGCATTCGGGCCCGAGGAGTCGATGCGCCGGCCACTCGGCGGGTATCTCGCGGTCTATTCGATGCCTGACGAGCTTCTGCTGCGCAACCGGATGCTGCTGCACCTGAAGGTCGGCCGGAGCGCCAGCACGTACGGCGTACGTCAGACCGGTCAGGCACGGGCGTGCTTCCTGTTCCGCCGGGCCGAGGAGTTGCAGTACGACTATCGCGACACCGAGCAGCAGAAGCGGATCATCGCCGACGAGTTCGCGGACTACGGCTGGGAGGTGCCGCGCCTGCTGAAGCACCTGGACGCGGCCGACGACTTCTACTTCGACTCGATCACCCAGATCACCTTGGACAGTTGGCAACGCGGCCGGATCGGCCTGGTCGGGGACGCGGGCTACTGCCCCGGCCCGGCAGTCGGTGGTGGCACCAGCCTCGCCGCGATCACGGCGTACGTCCTCGCAGGTGAACTGGCCGCAGCCCGAAGCGATCTTCCCTCGGGCCTACGCAACTACGAGCAGAAGATCCGTCAACTCGTCGACCGGAGCCGGGCAATCGGCCCGACCGTGATGAAGACGATCATCCCCGGCAACGCTTTCGCGGTCCGCGCTGTCCCCATCGGCTTCGCCATCCTCCCCCACCTGCCGGCTTGGCTCCAGCGGCGAGTCTGGTCCTCCAACGGAGTCGGCAAAGCCCTTGGCTCATTGAGCCTTCCGGACTACGCCGACCTGGTCGTGACCAGTCCTGCACCGTTCCGTCCGCGAGGCGGTTGA
- a CDS encoding TetR/AcrR family transcriptional regulator yields MPRARSGDTKARIQAAALELFAAKGTQQTSLRDIADRLGVTKPALYYHFASRDELIRSLVQPMKEAFDTYVDAQEAAAPVEPRELLSSYFDLAYEHRQLIQLAINDLNVLQEAGLAALFVEWRQRLIALLIGADPSLGQQVRGMVAFGGLSDCAVMFDHVDRDELRQAAVDAAYDTVRP; encoded by the coding sequence ATGCCGAGAGCGCGCAGCGGGGACACCAAGGCGAGGATCCAGGCGGCCGCGCTGGAGCTGTTCGCGGCCAAGGGGACGCAGCAGACCAGCCTGCGCGACATCGCCGACCGCCTCGGCGTCACCAAACCCGCGCTCTACTACCACTTCGCCTCGCGCGACGAGCTGATCCGCAGCCTGGTCCAGCCGATGAAGGAAGCCTTCGACACGTACGTCGACGCGCAGGAAGCGGCCGCTCCCGTCGAGCCGCGCGAGCTGCTGTCGTCGTACTTCGATCTGGCCTATGAGCACCGGCAGCTGATCCAGCTCGCGATCAACGATCTGAACGTGCTGCAGGAAGCGGGCTTGGCGGCACTCTTCGTGGAGTGGCGGCAGCGGCTCATCGCCTTGCTGATCGGCGCCGACCCGTCACTCGGTCAGCAGGTCCGCGGCATGGTCGCCTTCGGTGGGCTGTCGGACTGCGCGGTCATGTTCGACCACGTCGACCGCGACGAGCTCCGCCAAGCAGCGGTTGACGCGGCGTACGACACCGTCCGCCCGTAG
- a CDS encoding DUF6703 family protein codes for MSSPSSQPVSPLRARITKASYPIVARLHGMPKLTLPGITLVLALIGVFAPVTVGVPALLLLALLLCWLGFLSWPVVTTGQKAIRVFSVLVIILFAVKRIADS; via the coding sequence ATGAGTTCCCCCAGCAGCCAGCCGGTCAGTCCGCTCCGGGCGCGGATCACCAAGGCGAGTTACCCCATCGTGGCCAGGCTGCACGGGATGCCGAAGCTCACCCTGCCCGGCATCACGCTGGTGCTCGCGCTGATCGGGGTGTTCGCCCCGGTAACAGTCGGAGTCCCCGCGCTTCTGCTGCTGGCGCTGCTGCTGTGCTGGCTGGGCTTTCTCTCCTGGCCTGTCGTCACCACCGGCCAGAAGGCGATCCGGGTCTTCTCGGTCCTGGTGATCATCCTGTTCGCCGTCAAGCGCATCGCCGACAGCTGA
- a CDS encoding antibiotic biosynthesis monooxygenase family protein: MFVVIRFRVEESAQPEFVGRLETAVEVLSRQKGFLAARTGRNADDPELLALSMEWVNIGSYRRALSPYEVKLAAVPLLSQAIDEPSAYDDLDEFAPHR, from the coding sequence GTGTTCGTGGTGATCAGGTTCCGGGTGGAGGAGTCGGCCCAGCCGGAGTTCGTCGGCCGGCTGGAGACCGCTGTCGAGGTGCTGTCGCGGCAGAAGGGCTTCCTGGCCGCCCGGACCGGACGGAACGCCGACGATCCCGAGTTGCTCGCCCTGAGTATGGAGTGGGTGAACATCGGCAGCTACCGGCGCGCGCTCTCGCCGTACGAGGTGAAGCTGGCGGCCGTGCCGCTGCTCTCGCAGGCGATCGACGAGCCGTCCGCGTACGACGATCTGGACGAGTTCGCGCCGCACCGCTGA
- a CDS encoding glycine--tRNA ligase — protein sequence MPVDTVDAVVSLSKRRGFVYPCGEIYGGTKSAWDYGPLGVELKNNVRTQWWRSMVTSRDDIVGLDSSVILPTKVWEASGHLQEFVDPLTECQSCHKRYRDDHLREEFARRKNKDPEEVKLAEIACPNCGNKGTFTEARMFNGLLKTYLGPVESEEGLHYLRPETAQGIFINFANVMGTARKKPPFGIAQVGKSVRNEITPGNFIFRTREFEQMEMEFFVAPGSDEDWHEYWLKARWDWYTGLGLNPDNMRFYEHPKEKLSHYSKRTVDIEYKFHFGGKEFDELEGIANRTDFDLSTHSKHSGVDLSYFDQEKGERWTPYVIEPAAGLTRNVLAFLLDAYTEDEAPNAKGGVDKRTVLRFDPRLAPVKAAVLPLSRNADLSPKAKDLAAELRKAWNVDFDDAGAIGRRYRRQDEIGTPYCITVDFDTLEDQAVTIRERDSMKQERVALTEVTGYLAQRLVGC from the coding sequence GTGCCCGTGGATACCGTCGATGCCGTCGTCAGCCTGAGTAAGCGGAGAGGCTTCGTCTATCCGTGCGGCGAGATCTACGGCGGTACCAAGTCGGCATGGGACTATGGACCGCTCGGTGTCGAGCTGAAGAACAACGTCCGGACCCAGTGGTGGCGCTCGATGGTGACGAGCCGCGACGACATCGTCGGGCTGGACTCCTCGGTGATCCTGCCGACCAAGGTCTGGGAGGCGTCCGGTCACCTGCAGGAGTTCGTCGACCCGCTGACCGAGTGCCAGTCCTGCCACAAGCGGTACCGCGACGACCACCTGCGCGAGGAGTTCGCGCGCCGCAAGAACAAGGACCCCGAAGAGGTGAAGCTCGCCGAGATCGCCTGCCCGAACTGCGGTAACAAGGGCACCTTCACCGAGGCGCGGATGTTCAACGGCCTGCTGAAGACCTACCTCGGCCCGGTCGAGTCGGAGGAAGGCCTGCACTACCTGCGGCCCGAGACGGCCCAGGGCATCTTCATCAACTTCGCGAACGTGATGGGCACCGCCCGGAAGAAGCCGCCGTTCGGCATCGCCCAGGTGGGCAAGAGCGTCCGCAACGAGATCACCCCGGGCAACTTCATCTTCCGGACCCGCGAGTTCGAGCAGATGGAGATGGAGTTCTTCGTCGCGCCGGGCTCCGACGAGGACTGGCACGAGTACTGGCTGAAGGCCCGCTGGGACTGGTATACCGGCCTCGGGCTGAACCCGGACAACATGCGCTTCTACGAGCACCCGAAGGAAAAGCTCAGCCACTACTCCAAGCGCACCGTCGACATCGAGTACAAGTTCCACTTCGGTGGCAAGGAGTTCGACGAGCTCGAGGGCATCGCGAACCGGACCGACTTCGACCTGTCCACGCACTCCAAGCACTCCGGTGTCGATCTGTCCTACTTCGACCAGGAGAAGGGCGAGCGCTGGACGCCGTACGTGATCGAGCCGGCCGCCGGCCTGACCCGGAACGTGCTCGCCTTCCTGCTCGACGCCTACACCGAGGACGAGGCCCCGAACGCAAAGGGCGGCGTCGACAAGCGGACCGTCCTGCGCTTCGACCCGCGGCTCGCGCCGGTCAAGGCGGCCGTGCTGCCGCTGTCGCGCAACGCTGACCTGTCCCCGAAGGCGAAGGACCTCGCGGCCGAGCTGCGGAAGGCCTGGAACGTGGACTTCGACGACGCCGGTGCGATCGGCCGCCGCTACCGCCGCCAGGACGAGATCGGTACGCCGTACTGCATCACCGTCGATTTCGACACCCTCGAAGACCAGGCCGTCACCATCCGGGAGCGTGACTCGATGAAGCAGGAGCGGGTCGCGCTGACCGAGGTCACCGGCTACCTGGCCCAGCGTCTGGTGGGCTGCTGA
- the dusB gene encoding tRNA dihydrouridine synthase DusB — MLKLGDLTIETPVVLAPMAGITNAAYRRLCAEQGAGLYVCEMITSRGIVEGDQKSLDMLTFDERETVRSVQLYGVDPVYVGRAVELLCSEYGVAHVDLNFGCPVPKVTRKGGGAALPWKRNLLGAILRSAVKAATPYGIPVTMKTRIGIDSAHQTYLDAGKIAEESGAAAIGLHGRTAAQAYSGQADWTKIAELVSHVNIPVLGNGDIWEASDALRMVAETGCAGVIVGRGCLGRPWLFRDLAVAFDGGEALNLPVLGEVATVMRRHGQLLADLMGEQRGLRDFRKHVPWYLKGFPAGGELRAALGMVDSLALLEELLSQLDPSAPFPVQELGAPRGRQGSPRDHVVLPHGWLDDTDGLTVDLADAEIGVSGG, encoded by the coding sequence ATGTTGAAGCTCGGCGACCTGACGATCGAAACGCCGGTGGTGCTCGCGCCGATGGCGGGGATCACCAACGCGGCGTACAGGCGGCTGTGTGCCGAGCAGGGCGCCGGACTCTACGTGTGCGAGATGATCACGTCGCGCGGCATCGTCGAGGGTGACCAGAAGAGCCTGGACATGCTGACGTTCGACGAGCGCGAGACGGTCCGCTCGGTCCAGCTGTACGGCGTGGATCCGGTCTATGTCGGGCGCGCGGTCGAGTTGCTCTGCTCGGAGTACGGGGTGGCACACGTCGACCTCAACTTCGGCTGCCCGGTGCCGAAGGTGACCCGCAAGGGTGGCGGCGCGGCCCTTCCCTGGAAGCGGAATCTGCTCGGCGCGATCCTGCGGTCGGCGGTGAAGGCTGCCACGCCGTACGGGATCCCCGTCACGATGAAGACGCGGATCGGGATCGACAGCGCGCACCAGACCTACCTCGACGCGGGCAAGATCGCCGAGGAGTCGGGCGCGGCCGCGATCGGGTTGCACGGCCGTACTGCGGCCCAGGCGTACTCCGGTCAGGCGGACTGGACCAAGATCGCCGAGCTGGTGTCGCATGTGAACATTCCGGTGCTCGGCAACGGCGACATCTGGGAAGCCTCGGACGCACTCCGGATGGTCGCCGAGACGGGCTGTGCGGGAGTTATCGTCGGGCGCGGCTGCCTCGGTCGGCCCTGGCTGTTCCGCGATCTGGCCGTGGCGTTCGATGGCGGTGAGGCGCTGAACCTGCCGGTCCTGGGCGAGGTTGCGACCGTGATGCGTCGGCACGGTCAACTGCTGGCCGACTTGATGGGGGAGCAGCGCGGGCTGCGCGACTTCCGCAAGCACGTCCCCTGGTACCTCAAGGGTTTCCCGGCCGGCGGCGAACTCCGCGCCGCCCTGGGAATGGTCGATTCACTGGCGCTGCTGGAAGAATTGCTCTCCCAACTCGATCCGTCCGCGCCCTTCCCGGTCCAGGAGCTGGGCGCTCCCCGCGGCCGCCAGGGCAGCCCCCGCGACCACGTCGTCCTCCCGCATGGCTGGCTGGACGACACCGACGGACTCACCGTCGACCTCGCCGACGCCGAAATCGGTGTTTCAGGCGGCTGA